The Vibrio sp. 10N DNA window ACATCTTTTTCCTTAAGAGCGTTAAGCCGTTACTTCTTCTCGTCGTAGCATCTCACCAGCCAACGCTAAATACGCTTTAGCCCCAGCGGAATACTTATCGTAATACATTGCTGGTTTGCCATGGCTCGGTGCCTCTGCGAGGCGTACGTTCCTAGGGATAACGGTTCGGTAGACTTTGTCGCCGAAGTGTTTTTTCAATTGCTCAGAAACTTCGTTCGCAAGACGGTTTCTTGGGTCATACATGGTTCGCAGCAAACCTTCAATTTTAAGGTTTTCGTTCACCACTGCCGCCAACTTACTAATGGTGTCCATCAGAGCGGTCAGACCTTCCAGAGCAAAATACTCACATTGCATCGGCACAAGCACAGAGTCTGCTGCAGCCATCGCGTTAATTGTAAGTAGGTTCAAAGAGGGAGGACAATCGATAAAGATGAAATCATAGTTATCACGGATTGGCGTTAGCGCATGTTTCAGTCTCACTTCACGCGCAAACACTTCCATTAGCTTGATTTCTGCAGCAGTTACGTCCCCGTTCGCTGCAATTAGGTCAAATTGGCCAGAGGTATCGGTACAAACTACCTGGTCAAAAGGCAGCTCATCGACCAGTAAATCGTAAGCAGTTGTTTCAACCTGATACTTATCGACCCCACTGGCCATTGTCGCATTGCCTTGTGGATCAAGGTCAATCACCAACACTTTACGCTTCGTCGCCGCCATTGAGGCAGCTAAGTTAATACAAGTGGTTGTCTTTCCAACTCCACCCTTTTGGTTCGCGATAGCGACAATTTTTCCCACAACAAGCTCTCCGTTATCCCTTCTTGGATAAGATTACAAGATGACGGTCACCTTCCAACTCAGGAACTTGCAAAGGTTTGATTTCGATCACAGAACACCATGGTGGTAGCTCAGAGACCTCCTGATCATGAAGTTGACCCTTTAAAGCATAAAAGCGACCAGACTCTGGTTTTGGTAAATGTTCACACCAATTCACCATGTCTGTCATCGACGCGAATGCACGGCTCAATACTCCATCAAACCCTTCTCCTGCGTCAAATTCTTCCACTCGAGATTGGACTGGACTGACATTTTTAATCTTCAGTTCGTGCGCAACCTGCTTAATGAAGCGAATTCGCTTGCCAAGGCTATCGAGTAGAGTGAATGACTTAGTTGGATGCATGATCGCCAGCGGTACGCCTGGTAATCCCGGTCCAGTACCGACATCGATGAAACGCTCCCCTTCAAGGTGCGCCCCAACAATGATGCTATCAAGGATATGTTTCACTAACATCTCTTCCGGACGACGGACAGAGGTTAAGTTGTAGGCTTTGTTCCACTTATCAAGTAGCTGAACATAGCCAACAAGCTGCTCTCGTTGCAGTTCAGAGACCTCAAGTGAGGTCTCCGCAATAAGTTGATCCAGTTTGACTCTTAAGTTGCTCACGCCGCTTCACCTTTCTTAAGCATGCCTTGTTTTTTCAAATAAACTAACAAGATAGAGATCGCTGCAGGAGTAATACCCGAAATACGCGATGCAATGCCAATGGTTTCTGGTTTTGCTTCGCTGAGTTTAGCGATCACTTCATTCGACAAACCTTTGACGTCACTGTAATCGAGATCCGCAGGGATCTTGGTGTTTTCATGACGCATCGATTTCTCGATCTCATCTTGCTGTCTCTGGATATAACCTTCGTATTTCACTTGGATCTCAACCTGCTCACTTGCTTGGCTGTCTTCAAGAGCAGGGCCAAACGCATCCAAATCCGTCAACTGTGAGTAATTCAATTCAGGACGACGTAAGAGATCTTCACCGCTCGCTTCACGCGAAATTGGCGTTTTCAATAAGGCATTCAGGGCATCGACACCTTCAGACTTAGGGTTGATCCAAGTCTCTTTCAAGCGCTGGCGCTCTTTCGCCATGTTGTCCATTTTCTCGTTGAAACGGCTCCAACGTTGCTCGTTGATTAGACCAAGCTCATGCGCTTTTTCGGTCAGACGAATATCGGCATTGTCTTCACGCAATAGCAAACGGTATTCAGCACGTGAGGTAAACATACGGTACGGCTCTTTGGTGCCCATCGTTGACAAGTCATCGATCAGAACGCCCATATACGCTTGGTCGCGGCGTGGGCTCCAGCCCTCTTTGCCTTGTGAGTACAAGCTTGCATTCAAACCCGCCATCAGGCCTTGCGCTGCTGCTTCTTCATAACCCGTTGTGCCATTGATTTGTCCTGCAAAGAACAAACCAGAGATAAACTTGGTTTCGTAGGTTTGTTTTAGATCGCGCGGGTCAAAGAAATCATACTCAATCGCGTAACCAGGACGTACGATATGTGCATTTTCAAAGCCTTTCATCGAGCGAACGATCTGAACTTGGACATCGAACGGTAAACTCGTGGAGATACCATTTGGGTACAACTCATGAGTGGTCAAACCTTCAGGTTCGATAAAGATCTGATGACTGTTCTTATCCGCAAAGCGCATGACTTTGTCTTCAATCGAAGGACAGTAACGCGGACCAATACCTTCAATCACACCAGCATACATTGGGCTGCGATCTAGGTTATTACGGATCACTTCATGTGTGCTTTCATTGGTATGAGTAATGAAACACGGGATCTGCGTAGGATGCTGGGTACGTTGACCCATGAATGAGAACACCGGAGTTGGGTTATCACCATGCTGTACTTCTAGTTCAGAGAAGTTGACGCTGCGAGCATCAATACGTGGTGGTGTACCGGTTTTAAGGCGATCCACTCGAAACGGCAGTTCACGAAGGCGACGAGCAAGCGCTATGGAGGGTTGATCACCCATGCGACCACCTGATGAGCTTTCCATACCAATGTGGATCTTACCGCCTAAGAATGTACCAACGGTTAGCACAACTGACTGTGAGTGGAACTTAAGTCCCATTTCAGTCACCACACCACGAACTTGATCTTGTTCAACGATCAAATCATCCACGGATTGTTGGAATAACGTTAGGTTAGGTGTGTTCTCAAGCGCGTGACGGACATACGCTTTGTAAAGCGCACGATCTGCTTGGGCGCGAGTCGCACGAACCGCTGGACCTTTAGATGCATTCAGAGTGCGGAATTGAATACCAGCATGGTCGATGGCTTCTGCCATTAGACCACCCATAGCATCGACTTCCTTAACCAAGTGACCTTTGCCAATGCCACCAATTGCTGGGTTGCATGACATTTGGCCCAACGTATCAATGTTGTGTGTTAGCAGAAGTGTTTTTTGCCCAGTACGAGCAGATGCGAGTGCGGCTTCCGTTCCTGCATGTCCGCCACCTACAACGATGACGTCAAATGTTTCGTGATAAAGCATGAACCGACCTCAGTATTCAATCGATAAAAATAGACAAACCAAAAGGAGCGGTATTCTACCGCTTTTCTGGTATTGAGAAAATCGCTTTTAAAACATTTTGGATCTAAGAAATAAGAATATAAAGATAAGATCTATATATATGATCTTTTACTAGATCTATTATTAGGATCCACGAACTCTGTGGATAAGTCGAGAATGATCAACAATACCATGGATCTTTTTTAGATCGATTGTTGTGATCTAGTGTTGATCTGACGCTGTATTAGCTGGGATCAAAAAGGGTAGTTATACACACGGCTTGGCGGGATCAAAACTTGTTCTTTGGATAAATATAGGTTTTTCACCGAAAAGATCATGTTTTATCCACAGATATAAAGGTTAAATAGTGTGCAATCAGACTTGGTCTAGTAGAAAAAGTTACTCACAGGCGTAAAAAAAGCGGCTTATGCCGCTTTTTCAGAGCTGTATTTACTTATTGAAACTTGCTCAGGTGTTCGTTGAGCCAAACTTCGGCTGCATCTTCCGGTACCGGATCGTTGAGAATGTCGATCTCTAGGCAGTCTGTGAGCGGTGTAG harbors:
- a CDS encoding ParA family protein; its protein translation is MGKIVAIANQKGGVGKTTTCINLAASMAATKRKVLVIDLDPQGNATMASGVDKYQVETTAYDLLVDELPFDQVVCTDTSGQFDLIAANGDVTAAEIKLMEVFAREVRLKHALTPIRDNYDFIFIDCPPSLNLLTINAMAAADSVLVPMQCEYFALEGLTALMDTISKLAAVVNENLKIEGLLRTMYDPRNRLANEVSEQLKKHFGDKVYRTVIPRNVRLAEAPSHGKPAMYYDKYSAGAKAYLALAGEMLRREEVTA
- the rsmG gene encoding 16S rRNA (guanine(527)-N(7))-methyltransferase RsmG codes for the protein MSNLRVKLDQLIAETSLEVSELQREQLVGYVQLLDKWNKAYNLTSVRRPEEMLVKHILDSIIVGAHLEGERFIDVGTGPGLPGVPLAIMHPTKSFTLLDSLGKRIRFIKQVAHELKIKNVSPVQSRVEEFDAGEGFDGVLSRAFASMTDMVNWCEHLPKPESGRFYALKGQLHDQEVSELPPWCSVIEIKPLQVPELEGDRHLVILSKKG
- the mnmG gene encoding tRNA uridine-5-carboxymethylaminomethyl(34) synthesis enzyme MnmG; protein product: MLYHETFDVIVVGGGHAGTEAALASARTGQKTLLLTHNIDTLGQMSCNPAIGGIGKGHLVKEVDAMGGLMAEAIDHAGIQFRTLNASKGPAVRATRAQADRALYKAYVRHALENTPNLTLFQQSVDDLIVEQDQVRGVVTEMGLKFHSQSVVLTVGTFLGGKIHIGMESSSGGRMGDQPSIALARRLRELPFRVDRLKTGTPPRIDARSVNFSELEVQHGDNPTPVFSFMGQRTQHPTQIPCFITHTNESTHEVIRNNLDRSPMYAGVIEGIGPRYCPSIEDKVMRFADKNSHQIFIEPEGLTTHELYPNGISTSLPFDVQVQIVRSMKGFENAHIVRPGYAIEYDFFDPRDLKQTYETKFISGLFFAGQINGTTGYEEAAAQGLMAGLNASLYSQGKEGWSPRRDQAYMGVLIDDLSTMGTKEPYRMFTSRAEYRLLLREDNADIRLTEKAHELGLINEQRWSRFNEKMDNMAKERQRLKETWINPKSEGVDALNALLKTPISREASGEDLLRRPELNYSQLTDLDAFGPALEDSQASEQVEIQVKYEGYIQRQQDEIEKSMRHENTKIPADLDYSDVKGLSNEVIAKLSEAKPETIGIASRISGITPAAISILLVYLKKQGMLKKGEAA